The Tenacibaculum jejuense genome includes a window with the following:
- a CDS encoding YARHG domain-containing protein: protein MKNTILLYLICSFLLACKKEIKSDKTFDNSNLLTTKNTLSKEVLRGKTSEELRILRNEIFAKKGYVFKDSSLKKYFSNKKWYTPNKDAEIILTDAEKKDIELITSIEKELKPFELPKGYKMLDSIVFDYDNDQILDVIQLVKNIESNYFEQYIFIYLTQTKKLQKIDLGLDDEFDQTYAHINKKDNMFQFEYTLPGTGVFNYEYNFKYNSEIKNFQLCSYVSSSRIMFGHISKEYNLLNGTYEVTKEASTIDNPDIITTKNLGKQESKLITLDLIDGKLSTYLDYIGDEFYEERYSDYDDEFIDCREVIIQKLALDFEYGTNNYLGDYSIFKNQIKNFIQSINSNKLLKSSENSYSKNYTLHRDWDLNYIKEDNCLDELFITFNTKKNSFTIQINNCAHVFEDGKVIHASEQSIIFEYKIERNCTYKYDKTNGAG from the coding sequence ATGAAAAACACGATACTTCTATATTTAATATGCTCTTTTCTTTTAGCTTGTAAAAAAGAGATAAAGAGCGATAAAACCTTTGATAATTCAAATCTATTAACAACTAAAAACACATTATCTAAAGAAGTTTTAAGAGGTAAAACTAGTGAAGAATTAAGAATTTTAAGAAATGAAATATTTGCTAAAAAAGGGTATGTTTTTAAAGATTCTAGTTTAAAAAAGTACTTTTCTAATAAGAAATGGTACACACCAAATAAAGATGCAGAAATAATCTTAACAGACGCTGAAAAAAAAGATATTGAATTAATTACATCTATTGAAAAAGAATTGAAACCTTTTGAATTACCAAAGGGTTATAAAATGCTTGACAGTATTGTATTTGACTATGATAATGACCAAATACTAGACGTTATTCAATTGGTAAAGAATATTGAAAGTAATTATTTTGAACAATATATTTTCATTTATCTGACACAAACAAAAAAGCTGCAAAAAATAGATTTAGGCCTAGACGATGAATTTGATCAAACCTATGCACACATAAATAAGAAAGATAATATGTTTCAGTTTGAATACACTTTGCCAGGAACTGGTGTATTTAATTATGAATATAACTTTAAGTACAATTCTGAAATTAAAAACTTTCAATTGTGCTCGTATGTATCATCAAGTCGAATAATGTTCGGTCATATTAGTAAAGAATACAACTTATTAAACGGAACTTACGAAGTTACTAAAGAAGCTTCTACTATAGATAACCCAGACATTATCACAACAAAAAACTTAGGAAAACAAGAATCTAAATTAATTACTCTAGATTTAATTGATGGTAAATTATCTACTTACCTAGATTATATAGGTGATGAGTTTTATGAAGAACGATATTCAGATTATGATGATGAATTTATAGACTGTAGAGAAGTTATTATTCAAAAATTAGCTTTGGATTTTGAATATGGTACAAACAACTATCTTGGCGATTACTCAATTTTTAAAAATCAGATAAAAAACTTTATCCAATCTATCAATTCAAATAAGTTATTGAAATCTAGTGAAAATAGTTATTCAAAAAACTATACTCTTCACAGAGACTGGGATTTAAATTATATCAAAGAAGATAACTGTTTGGATGAACTATTTATAACATTCAATACTAAAAAAAATTCATTTACTATTCAGATTAACAACTGTGCACATGTATTCGAAGATGGTAAAGTTATTCATGCATCTGAACAATCGATTATATTTGAATATAAAATAGAAAGAAATTGCACATACAAGTATGATAAAACCAATGGCGCAGGATAA
- a CDS encoding serine hydrolase domain-containing protein produces the protein MKNLIYLLFLTTIILGCQSNENETRPEKDFNFLTDSLKIDQKLKDHNLAGFSLVVFENYNIVYSNQFGLKSVNSNEKIDENTAFSTASISKPITALLCFMLEEKGLINLNDPIDSYLKRWHLPKSEFIKKTKPTWKDFLNHTAGTNQHGFADFYEGDTIPTIKESLLGKLPRYDKEIDFLFSPGSSWSYSGGGYVIIQMALEDTLNTSIAALADEYIFTPLHLKNTTMIQPNEQGFLKNVALVHDKKNEIIKTGLPITPQVAPSGLWSTPRDLAKITIELQHALQDKGNTIISHDVAKKVVEVTALKDAVGGWSYGWQRSFGFNNYDWFSCNGSNTGVGGDIFATVTNGNGFVFLANGEKPNRFPVINHVRTKLLSLMNWKQEFKKKDIQETSNDLKTSLIGTYKDFLFGQGIPTQIIERNKKLYVESPFFEYFTGKKDSEMVQLNNGLFKIVDYPNFLKFNTKNGKLYSVTLLRDNNNVTINLLE, from the coding sequence ATGAAAAATTTAATTTACCTTTTATTTCTTACAACAATAATTTTAGGATGTCAATCTAATGAAAATGAGACTAGACCTGAAAAAGATTTTAATTTTTTAACGGATAGTTTAAAAATTGATCAGAAATTGAAAGATCATAATCTAGCAGGGTTTAGTCTTGTTGTCTTTGAGAATTATAACATCGTATATTCTAATCAATTTGGATTGAAATCTGTTAATTCAAATGAAAAAATAGATGAAAACACAGCATTTTCTACTGCATCAATCTCAAAGCCAATAACTGCACTTCTATGTTTTATGCTGGAAGAAAAAGGATTAATCAATTTAAATGATCCAATAGACAGTTATCTTAAACGTTGGCATTTACCCAAGAGTGAATTCATCAAAAAAACAAAGCCAACATGGAAAGATTTTTTAAATCATACAGCAGGAACAAATCAACATGGTTTTGCAGATTTTTATGAAGGAGATACGATTCCGACTATAAAAGAAAGCTTATTGGGTAAATTGCCTAGATATGATAAAGAAATTGATTTTTTGTTTTCACCAGGCTCAAGTTGGTCCTACAGTGGAGGTGGTTATGTAATTATTCAAATGGCTTTAGAGGATACATTAAATACATCAATCGCAGCACTTGCAGATGAATATATTTTTACTCCTCTACATTTGAAAAATACAACTATGATTCAGCCTAATGAACAAGGTTTTCTAAAGAATGTTGCTTTAGTTCACGATAAGAAAAATGAAATTATAAAAACAGGTTTGCCAATAACTCCACAAGTTGCTCCATCTGGATTATGGTCTACACCAAGAGATTTAGCAAAAATAACAATTGAGTTGCAGCATGCTTTACAGGATAAAGGGAATACGATTATTTCTCATGATGTAGCAAAAAAAGTTGTCGAGGTAACTGCATTAAAAGATGCAGTGGGAGGTTGGAGTTATGGTTGGCAGAGATCTTTTGGATTTAATAATTACGATTGGTTTTCGTGTAATGGATCTAATACGGGTGTTGGTGGTGATATTTTTGCTACTGTAACCAATGGTAATGGTTTTGTTTTTCTTGCTAATGGAGAAAAACCAAATCGTTTTCCAGTAATAAATCATGTTAGAACTAAACTTTTGTCTTTAATGAACTGGAAACAAGAATTTAAAAAGAAAGATATACAGGAAACTTCAAATGATTTAAAAACTAGTTTAATAGGAACGTATAAAGATTTTCTTTTTGGACAAGGAATACCAACTCAAATTATAGAAAGAAATAAGAAGCTATATGTTGAATCTCCATTTTTTGAATACTTTACTGGGAAAAAAGATAGTGAAATGGTACAACTAAATAATGGTTTATTTAAGATTGTAGATTATCCAAACTTTTTAAAATTCAACACGAAAAACGGTAAACTGTATTCAGTAACTTTATTAAGAGATAATAACAACGTTACTATAAACTTATTAGAATAA
- a CDS encoding ExbD/TolR family protein, with protein MKQTTLIFIALAFFIISCQPQVDNRGIPKKITKSEKGNKKHDTINAFKININSKSEILIENQKIDIKQLRKKIKDYETINESKSLIIISSHKAVDYGTYVILQNAIIEEINNLRKSLAQKKFNTDIENLNKEQLNTIKLIYPIEITDGS; from the coding sequence ATGAAACAAACCACTTTAATATTTATTGCTTTAGCATTTTTTATTATTTCATGTCAACCTCAAGTTGATAATAGAGGAATTCCCAAAAAAATCACTAAATCTGAAAAAGGAAATAAAAAACATGATACTATTAATGCTTTCAAAATCAACATCAATTCAAAAAGCGAAATTTTAATAGAGAATCAGAAGATTGATATTAAACAACTAAGAAAAAAAATTAAGGATTATGAAACTATAAACGAATCTAAATCTCTAATAATTATATCTTCACATAAAGCTGTAGATTATGGAACTTATGTGATTTTACAAAATGCAATAATTGAAGAAATTAATAATTTAAGAAAATCACTAGCACAAAAAAAGTTTAATACTGACATTGAAAACCTAAATAAAGAACAACTGAATACAATTAAATTAATTTATCCAATAGAAATAACTGATGGATCATAA
- a CDS encoding DUF6090 family protein — MGFLTKKTLKKNLLYYIGEIIVIVLGIFIAIQLNNWNDNRKIKAEEKKVIKQLLTDLDKEKFVLNSSINGLNKSQEFLKKIIYKSNHKNLDSIYFHIASSFTHFPINAVYVNLKSSGKLDIISNDKIRHDIVNYYEVNYKIYQKLENSHEKFINEKISSYFNSELPIDTALFVNPDLVKIKLKDEKFRKLIIEQISTCRLIKSYLNINSIDQLITVIKNNQTE; from the coding sequence ATGGGATTTTTAACGAAAAAAACGCTAAAGAAAAATTTACTTTACTACATCGGAGAAATTATTGTTATCGTTTTAGGAATTTTTATTGCTATTCAACTAAACAATTGGAATGACAATAGGAAAATTAAAGCAGAAGAGAAAAAGGTAATCAAACAACTATTAACAGATTTAGATAAAGAAAAATTTGTACTCAACAGTTCAATAAATGGTTTAAATAAAAGTCAAGAATTTCTTAAAAAAATCATTTATAAATCGAACCATAAAAATTTAGACTCTATTTACTTTCATATAGCAAGTAGTTTTACTCATTTCCCTATAAATGCAGTATATGTTAATCTTAAATCTAGTGGGAAACTTGATATTATATCAAATGATAAAATACGCCATGATATTGTAAATTACTATGAAGTAAACTACAAAATATATCAAAAACTGGAGAACAGTCATGAAAAATTCATTAACGAAAAAATAAGCTCCTATTTTAACTCTGAGCTTCCTATCGATACAGCTTTATTCGTGAATCCAGATTTGGTGAAAATCAAATTAAAAGATGAAAAATTTCGCAAATTGATAATTGAACAAATTAGTACTTGCCGTTTAATAAAAAGCTATTTAAATATAAATTCAATCGACCAATTAATTACTGTTATAAAAAACAATCAAACTGAATAA